The window CCTTTATTTAAATTTTTATGTTCTACCTCAAAGCTACAAGTACACATGCCATAACTGCATCAAGTTCAAGCTCATTAATTCTTTTTAACAATTCATCATCATATGTTCCGGGCTGAAGCCATATGTTTTTAATGCCTAATTTTGCAGCTTCTTCTATAACAGTCTTCCCTCTTTTTGGAGAAACAACCATATCTATTACTTCCGGTTTTTGCGGAAGTGAGGACAAATCTCTATAGCATTTGTCACCTTCTACAGTCTCGTATCCAGGGTTTACAGGATAAACCTCATAGCCTCTGCTTTTCAACTTTTTATATATTCTGTTGCCGTACTTTTCGGGGTTCTGATTCGCACCCACTACAGCCCATACCTTTTTTTCAAGCATTTGTTCTTCATTCATTGGATTTATCCCTTTCTGTTATATTCTATAGAAGAATATTCTTATACTTTTAGTATACCACCTGTATCAATTATAAAACACTAATTATTTTCAACGTGTATACAAGTTCGTGCGAGCTATGGCATTTGCGGCTTCCATACCGCTTTTAAGTGCTCCTTGCTGCCATCGGTGTATTGCAGATACATGTTCTCCAGCAAAGTATACTCTTTCTCCATATTCCGGCAGCGTCATTGCCCATGAAAATAATTTTTTCTGTTGGGGTGTAAAATAACAGAATGCACCTCTGGAAAGCGGATCGTTATCCCATACCTGTGTTTTCATGTCTGTAACAATGTCGTTCAGATAGCCTTTGGAGAGTCCGTGGACTTCTTCAACATTTCTCTTAACCTTGTCAAATCTATCCTCTTCAGTCATATTACCCAGTCTTACAGCATCCAGATTAAAATTATAGGAACCCACAATTACGCCGGGTTCGGCCGCTGTACTTCTTTGATTAAGTTCCTGAGGAACCTGACACCGACTGGAAGTATACCATATGGTGGTAATTGGTAAATCAGTATATGAACCGCCTCCATATATACCCTGTTCCTCCCAGAATCTCCTGTTGCAGTTAAGTAGAGTCTTTTGGGCATTTCCGTAAGTTACTTCTTTTATAGCCTGCATTTTTAAACTGCTGAACATAGGAGCTATTTCAAAGGTTCTTAAAACTGAAAAAGGAACTGCACACACAATGTAATCAAAATTTTCGTAGCCTGATTCCATAAGCTTTGTATTATCATATGTAAGGGTTACTCTGCCGTTTTCGAGACATTTATATATGCCTTTTACCTTTGTTCCCTGCTTCCAAGTAACTTTACCCAGAAGTTCAGACGGTATGTCAGGATAATACTCCCAGGGTTCATTACTTACAAATGATCTATGGAATGCCAAAGGCAAATTTACCATCCCTCCTGTAATTTCATATAAAAACCAGAAATTTACAGGGAAATACTCCTGCACCATATCAACATAATTATGATACAGGAACTCTCCTGCTATTGGGAATAGGTTTGAAAGGAGGTTAATTGCCCCCTGACTGAGTTTTTTATGTTCAAACATCTGACGGGAATTAAGGCTGTCCCAGAACAACAACTGCCTGCTATATCGTGGTTTTACCTGAATAATCTCTGCTCTGGAAGACGGTGGAGCCTCAAGTACAGGTGTTTCTATTCCGTAATATCCCAACTCCTGCCATGCTGTTTTTGCTTCCCACGACGTAAGATCATAGGTGGGATAAATATATTTCATTACATTTTTACCAAATGGATCATTTCTTGCTCTTCTCTGGTGAAGATATATAAAAGTCTCCGGCTCACTCTGTATAAAAGGCCTTGTATCAAGCTTGAATAAATTAATATAATGCCATACTGTCTCGTGGTTGACAGGTATTCTCATAGGCCCAAATTCTCCGTAAAGCTTTTTTTCCCTGTCAAAATAATATGTATAAACCCTTCCGCCTATCCTCTCCTCCGATGCCTCTAATATTGTTATATCAAACCCAAGCTTACGAAGCTCGTAGGCGGCTGACATTCCTGCAAGGCCTCCTCCGATAATTCCCACACTTTTCCCTTTAAACTGTCCGGGCTTGGCTATTGATGTAATATTCTCAGATGGTGAAAATGCATTAAAGATATTGCAGTAGTCCTCAGGATGACAGGCCCTGTATAACGCATATTTTGCCATAATTTGTCGTTCCTCGAATGATGGATTATCAGGCTGAGGTGGTCTTGGTTCTTTAGAATATAGAATCGTTGGACAAATCATATACTATCTCTCAATCTACATTACTTCTCTAATTATTTATATGAAAAGTAGTTATTTTTTGTGTTTTATTTTACTTTAATTTGGGAATTCATATAATATTACATTTATTTTTGGAGGCAATAGTTATGAATGACGTTATAATAATTGGAGGAGGTCCGGCAGGTTATACAGCTGCTCTCTACAGTTCCAGGGCACAACTTGACACCCTGGTTATTGAAAAAATGTTTTCTGGCGGACAAATGGCTACAACGGACGTAATGGAAAACTACCCCGGATTTGAGGAACCTATCGGAGGCTCCGACCTTGCTTTGAGAATGGAAAAACAGGCAAGAAAATTCGGTACCGTAGTATTAAATGATGAAGTACTCGAGCTTGATTTGAATTCAAATATAAAAAAGGTTAAAACTAAAAATAATACTTTCGAAAGTAAAACAATTATTCTTAGCATGGGTGCATCACCAAAAATGCTGGGACTGCCAAAAGAAGAAAAATTAAGAGGTTCAGGCGTATCCTACTGTGCAGTATGTGACGGCGCATTTTTTCGGGGAAAAACCGTTGCAGTTGTTGGAGGCGGTGATACGGCTGCTGAAGATGCGCTTTATTTGGCAAGGTTTTGTCCCAAAATATATATAATTCACAGAAGAGATGCAATGAGAGCCACAAAGCTCCTTCAAAACGAGCTGTGCTGCAACAAAAAAATTGAGTTTTTATGGGACTCTGTCGTAGAAGATATTGAAGGACAATTTGGTGTTGAAGGCTTGAAAATTAAAAATATAAAAACCGGAGAACAAAGTTCCATAAAAGTAGAGGGCTTGTTTGTAGCCATTGGCTTGAATCCTAACAACTCCCTTGTAAAAGATAAGGTAGAACTAAGCAAGGATGGTTATGTTAAAACCGATGACAGAATGAGTACTAGTATTCCCGGTGTATTTGCAGCCGGAGATTTACGTGAAAAGTACCTCAGGCAAGTAATTACTGCCGCTGCCGACGGAGCTTCCGCAGCCTATACTGCCGAACAGTATATAAATGAAAATATGAAAAATTTTAAATAAAAAATTTCCACGACTTTAATCATTTCTTTCGGAAACAATAATTTTGAATTCATTTATGAAAGGATGATTGCAATGAAAGTAAAAGATATAATGACTACAAATGTAACTTACGTTGAACCGAATGCTTCTATTGTGGATACTGCAAAGCTGATGCAGCAGCATAATGTAGGCTCAATTCCCGTTTGCGACAAAGGAAGCGTAGTAGGTATGGTAACTGACAGAGATATCGTTGTCAGGAACATTGCTATAGGTAAGAACCCTCAGCAAACACCGGTAAGTGATATTATGACAACAGGCATAACCTCTGTCAGTCCCGACATGGAAATGTCACAAGTAACCAAAATGATGGCTGACAGCCAGATAAGAAGAGTACCTGTAGTTGACCAGAACAATCTTGTAGGTATAGTTGCACTGGGCGACGTGGCTATTGATGCTAAATTCGACACTGAGGTTGCCGAAACTCTCACTGGAATATCAAGACCTTCAAAGCCTCAATAAAATTATTGGGGTAGTTAAAACAAGGCTTCATCAGATTCTTATCTGATGAAGCCTTGTTTTATTTTATCCTTTTTTTCCGGTGTAAACGAGAATGGCATCTCTCAGGAATTCTGCCATACCCGGCTGCTCCCTATCGTAATATGCCCTGAATCTTTCATCATCTACATACATTTGGGCAAGCCCTGCATGAGCCTCACCACTGTATCTCGGCCAAGAAAAGCTAAGCCATTGGCGATGGAGGTCAGCTGCTTTCTGTGCTAGTTCTCCTGCAGGATCTCCGGTTTCAAAAGCCAGATTTAGTGTCTCCCGAACAAGGGCCGTAAGTTCTTCAAATTCCTTGTATTGCTCCTCTGACATACCCTTAAATTTATCGTATGATTTATTCACAAACTCTTCTCCGTACTTTTCACGGATTTCCTCTCCATACTTCCTGTCATTTTCATTAAGTATATTCTGTTTGAAGCCTTCAAATTTCTCTTTATCAGTCATTTCAGTTCTCCCTTCATTTGCAGCTATTGTTTTATCAATAGTCTTAATCAACTGTTCCAACTGGTTTTTCTTTTCCAAAAGCTTTCCTCGGTGGTTCTGTAAAGCTGAAATACAGTCGTAAGCCGGATCATTCACAAATTCTCCTATTTTATCGAGTTCCACTCCTAATTCACGATAAAACAAAATATTCTGAAGCCTGTCTGTTTCCTTCTGACCATATATTCGGTATCCCGATGAATTTATTCTCGCCGGCTTGAGAATGCCTATTTCATCATAGTACCTGAGTGTCCTTGTACTAACACCGGCTATTTGAGCCAGCTTTTTTATTGTGTATTCCATAGCTTTACACCTCCTGACAAAGACTAATATACACCTTTACGTAACGTGAATGTCAACATTGTTCTTAAAAATAATTCACCATATATTAATTCGGAACATACAATATAAACAGTATTCCCTTTTATATATTCAGGGAGGTAATAATGAGCTATACATATCCATCCGGTCAGCCTCAGGGCAATGCGCGTAAAGTTACCAACAAGCTCAGAGAAATAATGATTGCAGAATTAATGGCTATTAACGGTTACCAAAGCCATATTTCTAATTCCTATATGATAAATGTAAACGAGGTCTGGCATCATATAATGCTGGATGAAGTAAGGCACTACGAAACGGTTCTAAACCTTCTTAGAAAATACGACCCTGTTCAGTATAAAGCTTCTTTAGAACAACACGATGATTATCTGAAACCCAAATCACCAATGCAATTGTACCATCCATCCTATGACAATCAAATTATACTAAATAATTTAAGAGAAGATATTAAAGGAGAATTGGAAGCCGTAATACTTTACGAGGAAGAAATTGAGGCATATTCTTCCTATAAGGATATAAAAATTGCAATTCAAGCTATTATTGACGATGAAAAAGAACACGCAGAACACCTGACTCAAGTGCTTAAAAAATATGAAAATGAACAATCTATCTATATAAGGGAAAAAGGAAAAAGTTCCTGTCAAAAACGTGGGAAACCGTAAATTTTCCCACCTTTTAAATTACATAGAATAACGAATAAAACCAATAATAGTTTAATAGATAAATTTTTTATTATTGGGAAGGTAAATACTTTGTTCAATAAATTGTCAAACCTTATAAAATTTGTTAATAACGTAAGAAGTAAGCAACAAGATAATAACAAACCTTCACCGGATAATGTATCTTATGTAGGCAATGGGCAGAGTTTGCATGAAGCTTTGGATGATAATTATCAAGTAATAAAAAAATCCCTGGGTAAAAGTGATGATATCATATTAAGGAAATTTAATTTTGGAGTAAAACATCAATCCAAGGCTTTGATTTGCTTCATCGACGGGTTGGGCGATAAGAACCTGATACTTGAATATGTCGTTAAATCTCTTATGGTCAACATTCATATTACAAATCCAAAGGGTAAGCTTGTAGATAAGCGAAACATGTTTGATGATATAAAAAACAATATTCTAAGCATAGTTGAAGCGTCCGAAGTCAAAAATATGGATGAGGCCATCGACACAATTTTATCAGGAAATACATTACTTCTCATAGACGGATGTACTCAAGGTTTTGCCATAAGTGCCAAGGGTGGAGATCGCAGAAGTATACAACAACCGGAGACGGAAGTCGTTATCCGTGGTTCACGAGAAGCTTTCGTAGAGACACTCAGGGTTAATACTTCTCTGATACGTAAAACAATCAAAAATCCCAACCTTATTTTTGAAACCCTTGTCGTAGGAAAGCAAACCCGAACTGATGTTTGTATTGTATATATCCAGGGAATTGCCAACGATAAGATTGTTCAGGAAGTTCGGGACAGAATAAACCGCATAGATACTGATGTCATACTTGAATCGGGTTATATTGAGCAGTTCATAGAAGACAATCCCCTTTCCCCTTTTGCGACAATCGGAAACAGCGAAAGGCCGGACAAGGTTTCTGCAAAACTTCTTGAAGGAAGAGTGGCAATTATATGTGGCGGAACACCTATTGTATTGACAGTACCCTATACTTTTGTTGAGTCGCTTCAAGTACCTGAGGATTATTATTCCCGGCCTTTTCTGACTAACTTAGTTAGGATACTGAGGGTTGTTGCATTATTTATAACACTTACCCTGCCAGCTGTATATATTTCCCTTACCACCTTCCATCAGGAAATGATTCCTACTGTTCTCCTCGTTACTTTTGCGGCTGCAAGAGAAGGAATTCCTTTTCCTGTTCTGATTGAGACTCTCATAAGTGAGGTTATATTCCAGCTTCTGCGTGAATCAGGAATAAGGATGCCCAAGGCTGTTGGTACGGCAGTAAGTATTGTTGGTACACTTGTTATAGGCCAAGCTGCTGTTGAGGCAGGAATAATCGGTGCACCCATGGTAATCATAACAGCCTTGTCAGCAATTACAAGTTTTATTCTCCCCTCCATTTATGACGCTGTTATAGTTTTTAAATTTATGCTAATTTTTATAAGCAGCGCTTTCGGATTATTTGGCGTTATTGTCGGTTTGTTCTGCATACTGGCGCATATGTGTTCTCTAAGAACTTTTGGAACACCCTTTATGTCTCCTTTGGCTCCCGTAAACTGGAGCTCTATGAAAGACAGTATTCTAAGATTTCCACTTTGGCTTATGAAGAACCGCCCAAAAGCAATTACATGGAAAAACTCCGGCAGGCAAGCATCACAACAAATGCCCAATAAGCCTGACAAGAAAAAAGGAGGGAAAAACTATTGAATAAAAAGCTTTTTTTAGTAATACTTATGGCTGCACTTTCTGCAATGCTTCTCACAGGCTGCTGGGACCGCAAAGAACTGAATCAATTGGGAATTGCAATGGCTATAGGGTTGGATAAAGGAGATGATGGCAAAATCCAGTTAACAAGTCAGATAGTCCGCCCTTCAGCAATACAAAAAAAAGGTGGTGGAAACGAACCTCCTTATGAGCTTGTCATTTCGTCAGGGGACTCTGTATTTGAAGCAATCAGACACACAGTTAAGGAATTTGACAGGAGAAGCTTTTTTTCTCATATTAAAGTAATAGTTGTTGGTGAAGAGTATGCCCGAGAAGGCCTTGAAGACACAATTGACTTTATAACCCGCAGTCATGAATTAAGAAAAACAACATGGCTTATTGTCGCTTCAGACTGTAAAGCCTCCGAAGTACTTGGAGTTAAACATGGCCTTGAAAAGGTACAAGCAAACTATATGGAAGGAATTCTAAAATCTCAGGAAATAGAGTCAAGTTCAGCAATCTCTAAAGTAATAGATTTTATAAAGGCAATGCCCGGTGAAGGGAACAACCCTGTTACCGGTGTTTTTTCGTTAATGGATGTTAAAAGTGTTCCGTCAGAAGGAACAGAACCGGAACAGCGCAAAGGACTAAAGCTTTCCGGTTCAGCACTATTTAAAAAAGATAAGTTGGCAGGTTTTCTGGATAACAAAGATACTCTTGGTCTTAATATTTTGAACGGAAAATGCAAAAAGACATCCATCAATGTACAAGCTCTTAATAATAAAGCTGACAGTCAAGTTACAATCGAATTGATTAAAATTAAGTGTTCTATAAAACCTTCCATAAACAAAGAAGGCAATATATCTTTTAATGTTGCAATAAAAGCAGAAGGAAATATGACGGAAGTTAAACAAGACCTTGATGTGACTAATCTACAGCTTTTTGAACAGATTAACAGCAATTTTTCTAACTATATAAAACTTTTAACTGATAAGTCAATAAATAACATACAAAAAAATATGAAAACGGATGTAATAGGCTTTGGAAGAACATTTGAAATTAAGTACCCTAAAATCTGGAGTAAAATAAAAGACAAATGGAATGATGCTATATTCCCCAACGTCTCGTATACGGTTAAAGTAGACACTCGTCTCAATAGAACAGGACTGACTTTAAAACCACTCAACGCCAAAAAGCTCGGTAAGTAATTTACATGCCTTAATTTTTATTGCCTGAAATCAGCTTTATCAGGGATATCACCGCATAGTACAGCACTACGACTACCAGAAAAAAAGAATACCCCCATGCCGCAAACGCTATTATGCTTTGTCCTATGCCTGTCTCTATTGTGTTATTTATTATTTTAGTAATAAACTTCATCATATACCTTCTCTGCTTCCCTCTTTATTTTTAATATTTAAATCCTTGTTACAATATTTTTTTAGATAAAATATAATTAAAAGCATAATTGGAACTACATTACTTAACGGTACAAATTGCTGCCAGAACTGGGGTAAAAGATATTTTACATGAAAAGGATAATTTGGCTCGTATACTCTTGAATACCACATAATAAAAATAGCTAAAGGAACTAAAACCCACCTGTAATCCTTTATATGGAATAATTCTGCAAAGATTATCACTGCGGAATAGTAAAATAATATGGTTAAGTAGAATCCACCCATAAACACAAGAATAACTCCTATTGCATCAAGATTAGTAATTATATCTCCTATATTAATGAGTTTGATTACCTCAAGAAACGGTATAGTAGCATTGGAAGTATAATTAATGCCCATTGATGTAACCATTATAATTAGAGAAACGGTTAAATTGACTCCGGTCAATGCAAGTGCCCAATAAGTTGTTTTTTTGACTGTCTTTACTGACCCGTTATACTTCCAGAACTGAAAAAACACATAAACTAAACCAAAGGGAAAATTAATACCTATAGGGTAAAAAGCCTTGAGTATAGGTTTGTACCCATCTTGAAAAACAGGTAGCAGCTCTTTAAAATCTATCTGTTTTGATGCAATTATCATAATATAGATAGCAATTATCAAAAAAATTACTACAGAAAATATTATTTCCGCAATACGTCCCAGAGTCTCTATCCCTAAAAAAAGTACATAAATAATAGCTAAATAAAAAATAATTTGTATTACCAGATTTGGTGTATCCTGAAGAAAGGTTACATTTATCAAATCTGCAAATTCACTTGTGGTTCTGGTGGCATTAAATGCATATAACATAAAATAAATAAATCCCAATGGCCACCCCAGAGTTTTACCCAGAATGGATTGAGTTATTCCCACAATATTCTTATCAGGATATTTACTGTATATGGATGTGTACAACCAGACTAAACCCATTCCGGCAATTGTTGAAATTATATCTACAATCCAAGCATCTCTTTTGGCCTCAATACCCAAAGCCCATAGATTGGTGCTGCCTATCTGTCCCATCATTATCAGGCAGAACAGTTGGTTTTTACTTATTTTCTCCATTAGAAACCACTCATTCGTATTTTTTATTTAAGTATTATGTGCATTTGTATTAATGTGTATGCAATGGTGGTTTTTGCTAATATTTAAGACTGCCATTCTTACATGAGACAATCCCGCATATATTTCATTAGAGGGAGGTTTCGCATGTTTATAATGATAAATAGAAACAGATTATTCTGTATCTTCACAATTTTTATAATGTCAATTATTCTCTTTTTTGCAGTTAATAATAATGTTATCAAAGGGAGTTTTACAAGGCATGCAGCTAATAAACAACAACAATTTCTGATATTGATACATATAGATGAAAAAACTCTTTATTTATTTGAAAACGATAAATGTATTAAGAAATATCCTATTGCTTCGGGTAAACCCGGATGGCCCTCTCCAATAGGAGAATGGAAAATAGTTGAAAAAAGTCAGTGGGGAAAAGGTTTCGGCGGAAGATGGCTGGGGTTGAATGTCAGGTGGGGTAATTATGGAATTCATGGTACTAAAAATGAAGCCTCAATTGGAAGGTCGGCAAGTCATGGTTGTATACGTATGTATAATAGGGACATAAAAGAGCTATATGACTTAGTGCCTTTAGGCACAGCAGTTGTTATACGCAACGGCCCATTCGGGCCATTTGGAATGGGCTTCAGAAATTTGAAACCGGGAGACCGTGGGGCAGATGTTCTGGCCGTTCAGGAAAGACTAAAGCAATTGGGCTATTTCCATGGATATGAATCAGGTATCTATGAGGATGATTTAAAAAACGCTGTCTTTCAATTTCAAAAAGATCATAATCTTAAAGTAAAAGTGTCAATATCCACGCCAGATTATAATGCTATGGGTTATTCGGAATTTGAATAGGATTATCTCCTATCCCCCCTGTATTAAAACTATACTGTAACCTCCAATAAAACTTGGCTCTCAATGGCCCTCCCATTCACTTCTTATAGCCGTTAAGAGAGGTGAACAGGAGCTTATCCCAAAAGGAGATACCTTTATACAATCAGGGGATAACCTAGTTATGTTAACAAACGAGGATAGAGTTTCTAAAATTAATGATTTAATGTTAGCATTAACCGAAAGCAAATAGCCCCCCTCAGCATTAGTCTACAATCTGACCATGCTTTTCGTAACTGGTCTTGCAAGTAATACGATTACTATCATCTACAAATACTACATTGGGTTTATGGTTCCGGGCTTCTTCTCTGGTCATCTGTGCATATGCCATGATAATAACTTTATCGCTAATCTGTGCATACCTGGCAGCTGCACCATTGAGACAAATCACTCCAGAACCCTTCTCTCCTGCAATTGTATATGTTTCCAGCCTTTTGCCGTTGTTAACATTTACTACACAAACTTTTTCATACTCCATAATACCGGCTGCTTCTAAGAGTTCTTCATCTATGGTAATACTCCCGACATAGTTTAATTCCGCCTGGGTAACTGTAGCTCTATGAATTTTTCCGCTTAATAATGTAATATTCATACCTGCACCTCATATAAAATCAATCAGATTGTTTAACCGGGTATAAAAGAAAAATTGTCAATGAGTCTGACTTTTCCTATATAAACCGCCATTGCTATCAGAACAGGTCTGTCTATAGTATCAACCTGCTGCATTGTCATTGCGTCTACAGCTTTTAAATAATCTATCCTTGCTAAGGGCTCTTCATTAATAATATCTTTCATTTTCTTTAAAAGTATATCTACTTCCCTACATCCTTCTTTAACCATATCTTTACCTGCGAATATTGATTTGCTAAGTGCCAATGCGGCCCTTCTCTCTTCACTGCTCAGGTAAGTATTTCGAGAGCTTTTTGCAAGACCGTCTTTTTCTCGGATAATTGGGCAGCCGACAATTTCAACATTCATGCTTAAGTCTTTTACCATTCTCCTTATGATAGCCAACTGTTGTGCATCCTTTTCTCCAAAATATGCTTTGTCAGGATTTACTATATTTAACAGTTTATTCACAACAGTACATACTCCTTTAAAATGCACCGGACGACTAAGCCCACATAATTCCTCGCTCAAGCCCGAAATGTCTACAGAAGTACAGTAGCCCTCAGGATACATCTCTCCCGGTTCGGGGTTGAATATCAAATCCACACCTAATTCTTTACAATACTTTGAATCCTTTTCCAAGTCTCTGGGATACTTATCCAAATCTTCTGTAGGCCCAAACTGCATGGGATTTACAAATATACTCACTACTACTTTAGAATTCTCCATGGCTTTCACTACAAGGCTTCCATGACCCTCATGCAAATACCCCATAGTAGGAACAAAACCAATTGTACAACCCTGTTGTTTCCATTCGTTTACTATATTCTTTACTTCACTTATATTCTTTACTACTTTCATAATATATCCTCCGAAATCAACTTCTCGATAACCGCTGAATCTATCTTATAAGAATGCTCTTGCTGCGGAAAAGTTGAGTCTTTTATTTCGCTGATATATCTTCCAAATGCCGATTTCATCTCCGAGCCTATTTCAGCATACCTTTTTACAAATTTAGGTGCAATATTCGAATAAATACCCAGCATATCCTGATATACAAGTACCTGCCCATCACAGTATTTTCCTGCACCTATTCCTATTGTGGGTATGGAAAGCTTATGGGTAATAATTTTTGAAAGCTCTGCCGGAACACATTCCAGTACAACGGCAGTAGCTCCCGCAGCCTCAACAGCTTTGGCATCAGCTATCAGTTTAATAGCAGCTGCTTCATCTTTACCCTGTACTTTAAACCCACCAAAAGCATTTATGGATTGGGGTGTCATACCCAAATGGGCTACTAAAGGTATTTTTGCATCTACAATTGCTTTTATCTGAGGACATACTTCCTTGCCGCCTTCTAGCTTTACCGCATGTGCATTTCCTTCCTTTACCAGCCTCCCTGCATTCACAACAGCATCATAAACAGAGGTATGATACGACATGAAGGGCATATCCGCAACAATAAATGCATACTTGCTTCCTCTTGATACTGCTGCTGTATGGTGTATCATGTCCTCCATGGTAACTGCTAAAGTATTTTCATAGCCAAGCATAACCATCCCCAGTGAGTCCCCCACCAGAATACAATTAACTCCTGCTTCATCCATCAATTTTGCTGTAGAATAATCGTAAGCTGTCAGCATACTGATTTTATCGCCGTTTCTTTTCTGATTTTGAATAGACGCGGCAGTATTTTTTATTGTATTTTCTTCTACTGTCATTCCATCAACGCCCCTATCGTATTAACTTAATTTTGCCCTAAAAGTTCTTCCAATTCAATGTAATTTTTTTCAGGGTTTTTTATTTTAGCTATTTTAATTAGTTTTCTGGATAATGAAATATATATATTTTTTTCTTCTTCTGATAAAGCCTTAAGATGTTTTTTTACAGTTATTATATCATTACGCTCAACAGGCCCTGTTAACGCTTCTTCCAAGCCCTGTTTCTCAATATTCTCAATGGCATGACTCATCAGAAAAAGAACAGCTTTTATAGCTTCATCACGGGTAAAACCACACTGCTCCAAAATATCTGCTCCCTGCCCGGCAAGTGCAAGTGGCTGATTACTGGCAAAAACCGCCGCAGCATGATATTTAATTTTTTGAGTAGAATCAATTATTCTGGTACTGTTTCCAATCCTTTTGAACAATTCTTCAACTTCCTGCAGATGCTCCTTGCTTCCCTCAATAGTTATGAGTGCATCATACAGTTTTTTATAAGAGGAGGTTTTACTGCTACACGAAAAAAGAGGATGAATTGAATAGCCAAATGCTCCTTTCTCATCAACCTCCTTAAATACCGCCGAAGACAACGCCCCAGAGCAATGACAAATTATTTTACCTTCTATAGGCAGCTCTTTTATATCTTCCCAAACGTATTGTATAATATTATCAGTGGTTGTAATA of the Ruminiclostridium papyrosolvens DSM 2782 genome contains:
- a CDS encoding GerAB/ArcD/ProY family transporter, which gives rise to MEKISKNQLFCLIMMGQIGSTNLWALGIEAKRDAWIVDIISTIAGMGLVWLYTSIYSKYPDKNIVGITQSILGKTLGWPLGFIYFMLYAFNATRTTSEFADLINVTFLQDTPNLVIQIIFYLAIIYVLFLGIETLGRIAEIIFSVVIFLIIAIYIMIIASKQIDFKELLPVFQDGYKPILKAFYPIGINFPFGLVYVFFQFWKYNGSVKTVKKTTYWALALTGVNLTVSLIIMVTSMGINYTSNATIPFLEVIKLINIGDIITNLDAIGVILVFMGGFYLTILFYYSAVIIFAELFHIKDYRWVLVPLAIFIMWYSRVYEPNYPFHVKYLLPQFWQQFVPLSNVVPIMLLIIFYLKKYCNKDLNIKNKEGSREGI
- the panB gene encoding 3-methyl-2-oxobutanoate hydroxymethyltransferase translates to MKNTAASIQNQKRNGDKISMLTAYDYSTAKLMDEAGVNCILVGDSLGMVMLGYENTLAVTMEDMIHHTAAVSRGSKYAFIVADMPFMSYHTSVYDAVVNAGRLVKEGNAHAVKLEGGKEVCPQIKAIVDAKIPLVAHLGMTPQSINAFGGFKVQGKDEAAAIKLIADAKAVEAAGATAVVLECVPAELSKIITHKLSIPTIGIGAGKYCDGQVLVYQDMLGIYSNIAPKFVKRYAEIGSEMKSAFGRYISEIKDSTFPQQEHSYKIDSAVIEKLISEDIL
- a CDS encoding L,D-transpeptidase family protein, whose product is MFIMINRNRLFCIFTIFIMSIILFFAVNNNVIKGSFTRHAANKQQQFLILIHIDEKTLYLFENDKCIKKYPIASGKPGWPSPIGEWKIVEKSQWGKGFGGRWLGLNVRWGNYGIHGTKNEASIGRSASHGCIRMYNRDIKELYDLVPLGTAVVIRNGPFGPFGMGFRNLKPGDRGADVLAVQERLKQLGYFHGYESGIYEDDLKNAVFQFQKDHNLKVKVSISTPDYNAMGYSEFE
- a CDS encoding Rossmann-like and DUF2520 domain-containing protein; its protein translation is MNVGFIGAGKVGNTLGKYFEQNDIALTGYFDIDKNAAMEAADFTLSTVYTSLSELVKCSDIIFITTTDNIIQYVWEDIKELPIEGKIICHCSGALSSAVFKEVDEKGAFGYSIHPLFSCSSKTSSYKKLYDALITIEGSKEHLQEVEELFKRIGNSTRIIDSTQKIKYHAAAVFASNQPLALAGQGADILEQCGFTRDEAIKAVLFLMSHAIENIEKQGLEEALTGPVERNDIITVKKHLKALSEEEKNIYISLSRKLIKIAKIKNPEKNYIELEELLGQN
- a CDS encoding Ger(x)C family spore germination protein yields the protein MNKKLFLVILMAALSAMLLTGCWDRKELNQLGIAMAIGLDKGDDGKIQLTSQIVRPSAIQKKGGGNEPPYELVISSGDSVFEAIRHTVKEFDRRSFFSHIKVIVVGEEYAREGLEDTIDFITRSHELRKTTWLIVASDCKASEVLGVKHGLEKVQANYMEGILKSQEIESSSAISKVIDFIKAMPGEGNNPVTGVFSLMDVKSVPSEGTEPEQRKGLKLSGSALFKKDKLAGFLDNKDTLGLNILNGKCKKTSINVQALNNKADSQVTIELIKIKCSIKPSINKEGNISFNVAIKAEGNMTEVKQDLDVTNLQLFEQINSNFSNYIKLLTDKSINNIQKNMKTDVIGFGRTFEIKYPKIWSKIKDKWNDAIFPNVSYTVKVDTRLNRTGLTLKPLNAKKLGK
- the panD gene encoding aspartate 1-decarboxylase, with the translated sequence MNITLLSGKIHRATVTQAELNYVGSITIDEELLEAAGIMEYEKVCVVNVNNGKRLETYTIAGEKGSGVICLNGAAARYAQISDKVIIMAYAQMTREEARNHKPNVVFVDDSNRITCKTSYEKHGQIVD
- a CDS encoding TrkA C-terminal domain-containing protein — its product is MKLGSQWPSHSLLIAVKRGEQELIPKGDTFIQSGDNLVMLTNEDRVSKINDLMLALTESK
- the panC gene encoding pantoate--beta-alanine ligase, whose protein sequence is MKVVKNISEVKNIVNEWKQQGCTIGFVPTMGYLHEGHGSLVVKAMENSKVVVSIFVNPMQFGPTEDLDKYPRDLEKDSKYCKELGVDLIFNPEPGEMYPEGYCTSVDISGLSEELCGLSRPVHFKGVCTVVNKLLNIVNPDKAYFGEKDAQQLAIIRRMVKDLSMNVEIVGCPIIREKDGLAKSSRNTYLSSEERRAALALSKSIFAGKDMVKEGCREVDILLKKMKDIINEEPLARIDYLKAVDAMTMQQVDTIDRPVLIAMAVYIGKVRLIDNFSFIPG